From a region of the Streptomyces venezuelae genome:
- a CDS encoding DUF485 domain-containing protein, producing MTTEAAPPPGSAGTPPAVPTADDYTSVQQSAEFGELRSSYRSFAFPLTVAFIAWYLLYVLLSNYAGGFMGTKLFGNINVALVLGLAQFATTFLIAWLYARHAAARLDPRAEAIKARMEAAE from the coding sequence GTGACCACCGAAGCAGCGCCGCCGCCGGGCAGCGCGGGAACGCCACCGGCGGTCCCCACGGCAGACGACTACACGAGCGTCCAGCAGAGCGCGGAATTCGGCGAACTGCGCAGCTCCTACCGCTCCTTCGCCTTCCCGCTCACCGTGGCCTTCATCGCCTGGTACCTGCTCTACGTCCTGCTGTCCAACTACGCGGGCGGCTTCATGGGGACCAAGCTCTTCGGCAACATCAACGTCGCCCTCGTGCTCGGCCTCGCCCAGTTCGCGACGACCTTCCTGATCGCCTGGCTCTACGCCCGGCACGCGGCCGCGAGGCTCGACCCCAGGGCCGAGGCCATCAAGGCACGGATGGAGGCCGCCGAATGA
- a CDS encoding zinc-dependent alcohol dehydrogenase family protein, with the protein MRATVIHAPHDIRVEEVPDAAIQRPEDAVVRVLRACICGSDLWAYRGEAARQPGQRIGHEFLGIVEETGSAVSGLSVGDLVVAPFMWSDGTCEYCKEGLFTSCDHGGFWGSVGHDGGQGEAVRVPHADGTLVRLPAEAVSDDHLLTGLLALSDVMGTGHHAALGAGVRPGSTVAVVGDGAVGLCGVLAAKRLGAERIIALGRHTVRTDIAKLFGATDVVAERGEAAEAAVRELLGGRGAQAVIEAVGTEQSMRTAVNITRDGGAIGYVGVPHGSGTGLDLGVMFDRNITLRGGVAPVRAYIPELLEDVLSGAIDPAPVFDRTVSLDEVPDGYRAMDDRSALKVMIKP; encoded by the coding sequence ATGCGCGCCACCGTCATCCACGCCCCGCACGACATCCGCGTGGAGGAGGTGCCCGACGCTGCGATCCAGCGCCCCGAGGACGCCGTCGTCCGCGTCCTGCGTGCCTGTATCTGCGGCAGCGACCTGTGGGCCTACCGCGGCGAGGCCGCGCGTCAGCCCGGCCAGCGCATCGGCCACGAGTTCCTGGGCATCGTCGAGGAGACCGGCTCCGCGGTGTCCGGCCTGAGCGTCGGCGACCTGGTCGTCGCGCCCTTCATGTGGTCGGACGGCACCTGTGAGTACTGCAAGGAGGGCCTGTTCACCTCCTGCGACCACGGCGGCTTCTGGGGCTCGGTCGGCCACGACGGCGGCCAGGGCGAGGCCGTCCGCGTCCCGCACGCCGACGGCACCCTGGTCAGGCTGCCCGCCGAGGCCGTCTCCGACGACCACCTGCTGACCGGTCTGCTCGCACTGTCCGACGTCATGGGCACCGGCCACCACGCGGCCCTGGGCGCGGGCGTGCGCCCGGGCTCCACCGTCGCCGTCGTCGGTGACGGCGCGGTCGGCCTGTGCGGCGTCCTCGCCGCCAAGCGCCTGGGCGCCGAGCGGATCATCGCCCTGGGCCGCCACACCGTACGCACCGACATCGCGAAGCTCTTCGGGGCCACCGACGTCGTCGCCGAGCGCGGCGAGGCCGCCGAGGCCGCCGTGCGCGAGCTCCTCGGCGGCCGGGGCGCGCAGGCGGTCATCGAGGCGGTCGGCACCGAGCAGTCGATGCGCACCGCCGTGAACATCACCCGCGACGGCGGGGCCATCGGCTACGTCGGCGTCCCGCACGGCAGCGGCACCGGCCTCGACCTGGGTGTCATGTTCGACCGCAACATCACCCTGCGCGGCGGTGTGGCCCCGGTCCGCGCCTACATTCCGGAGCTGCTGGAGGACGTGCTCAGCGGCGCGATCGACCCGGCGCCCGTCTTCGACCGGACCGTGTCCCTGGACGAGGTCCCGGACGGCTACCGGGCGATGGACGACCGGAGTGCCCTCAAGGTGATGATCAAGCCCTGA
- a CDS encoding lysoplasmalogenase: MSTADSTAESPGRPAPAWAADRTPAGRPRLGRIALVAFAVAAAVDLGSLLAGWHLGHVVAKPLLMPLLVTHMATRGAPRLLLAALLFGWGGDLALLFDAEPAFLVGMGSFAVGHVCYLVLFGKRPAKAPLGGAYALALLGTVALLWSDLPPDLRIPVAGYSLLLTAMAFRSSTLGLRAGAGGALFLLSDTLIATGVAEWPQLPRPDFWIMATYLAAQYLLATGATSREAGVR; the protein is encoded by the coding sequence GTGAGCACCGCCGACAGCACCGCCGAGTCCCCGGGCCGGCCCGCCCCCGCGTGGGCCGCGGACCGGACGCCCGCGGGCCGGCCGCGCCTCGGCCGCATCGCCCTCGTGGCCTTCGCCGTGGCCGCCGCCGTCGACCTCGGCTCGCTGCTCGCCGGCTGGCACCTCGGACACGTCGTCGCCAAACCGCTGCTGATGCCGCTGCTCGTGACCCACATGGCCACCCGCGGCGCGCCCCGGCTGCTGCTCGCCGCCCTGCTGTTCGGCTGGGGCGGGGACCTGGCCCTGCTCTTCGACGCCGAGCCCGCCTTCCTCGTGGGCATGGGCTCCTTCGCCGTCGGGCACGTCTGCTACCTCGTCCTCTTCGGCAAGCGGCCCGCGAAGGCACCGCTCGGGGGCGCGTACGCGCTCGCCCTCCTTGGCACCGTCGCCCTGCTGTGGTCCGACCTGCCGCCCGACCTGCGGATCCCCGTGGCCGGCTACAGCCTGCTGCTCACCGCGATGGCGTTCCGCTCCAGCACTCTCGGGCTGCGCGCCGGGGCCGGCGGCGCGCTGTTCCTGCTCTCCGACACCCTCATCGCCACGGGCGTCGCCGAATGGCCCCAGCTGCCCCGCCCGGACTTCTGGATCATGGCCACGTACCTCGCCGCCCAGTACTTGCTGGCCACTGGCGCGACCTCACGGGAAGCAGGCGTACGGTAG
- a CDS encoding sterol desaturase family protein — protein MPNLPDVVLWSIPAFVLLTVIEVVSYRLHPDEDAAGYDTKDAATSITMGLGSIGFDLLWKIPVVAVFTAVYELTPLRVPFLWWTALLMLLVQDFLYYWQHRLHHVIRILWACHVVHHSSKRFNLTTALRQPWTSATTWWFYLPMVALGVHPAAIPFCYGLNLLYQFWVHTERIGKLPRPYEYVFNTPSHHRVHHASQGGYLDRNFGGILIVWDRMFGSWVGETDKPVYGLTKNIATHNPLRVATHEYAAIARDVRAAGSWRQRAGHVFRGPGWQPAAAAAADTVPAADAVPAAPAPDAAAAAQTRPSVQETSA, from the coding sequence ATGCCGAACCTGCCCGATGTCGTGCTGTGGTCCATACCTGCCTTCGTGCTGCTCACCGTCATCGAGGTGGTGAGCTACCGGCTCCATCCGGACGAGGACGCCGCCGGGTACGACACCAAGGACGCCGCCACGAGCATCACCATGGGGCTCGGCAGCATCGGCTTCGACCTGCTCTGGAAGATCCCGGTCGTCGCCGTCTTCACCGCGGTCTACGAACTGACCCCGCTGCGCGTGCCGTTCCTGTGGTGGACCGCCCTGCTGATGCTGCTCGTCCAGGACTTCCTCTACTACTGGCAGCACCGCCTCCACCACGTCATCCGCATTCTGTGGGCCTGCCACGTCGTCCACCACAGCAGCAAGCGGTTCAACCTCACCACCGCGCTGCGCCAGCCCTGGACCAGCGCCACCACCTGGTGGTTCTACCTGCCGATGGTGGCCCTCGGCGTGCACCCGGCGGCGATCCCGTTCTGCTACGGACTCAACCTCCTCTACCAGTTCTGGGTCCACACCGAGCGCATCGGGAAGCTGCCGCGCCCCTACGAGTACGTCTTCAACACGCCCTCCCACCACCGCGTCCACCACGCCTCCCAAGGGGGCTACCTGGACCGGAACTTCGGCGGCATCCTGATCGTCTGGGACCGGATGTTCGGTTCCTGGGTGGGGGAGACGGACAAGCCCGTCTACGGGCTCACCAAGAACATCGCCACCCACAACCCGCTGCGCGTGGCCACCCACGAGTACGCCGCCATCGCCCGGGACGTACGGGCCGCAGGGAGCTGGCGCCAGCGGGCCGGACACGTCTTCCGCGGACCGGGCTGGCAGCCGGCCGCTGCCGCTGCCGCGGACACGGTCCCCGCCGCGGACGCGGTCCCCGCCGCCCCCGCTCCTGACGCCGCTGCCGCCGCGCAGACCCGGCCCTCCGTACAGGAGACCTCCGCGTGA
- a CDS encoding NACHT domain-containing protein — MTGWETVVLRVAGTAAGALVRSLLARVPGAGLTADPARPAPRWRKPPPELGEGEMRRLTGALAARLGPEGTALPEHERLAALDAVGDAFAELGPLDAEALFATDLDPTALAAAVPPPPAGLSPSAEALYGRLVRLCCTHAVEYLTTLPGFGARAGVELVRRTGELARAVDRLGAAGDGTAYAFEERYAQYVAHTHGRLRLFGLTLSRSRQEWPLDVAYISLSVSGDQVPPGGPDLGQASVRAEQALAAADRVLLRGPAGSGKSTLMQWLALDAARQSAGPWSTCVPFVLRLRSFTASGDLPLPEDFLRAGAVPLSAPPGWVEDLMLSGRALVLVDGVDEVPQRLRTRTESWLRSLVAAYPKARYVVTTRPSAVPEDWLAGLGFAPHSMLPMEQKDIRSFVAHWHAAARAEGQEVDAYEASLLEAVSSRRDLARLATNPLMCALLCALNQDRRMQLPRARKELYDAALDMLLVRRDTEREISGVEGVYLTREEQVALLQRLAYWLIRNGQLEAGRDEAVEMVGEWLDAMPQVRAQGGAEQVFSHLLIRSGLLLEPFPGSVTFVHRTFQDYLGAKAAVESRDFGVLVKNAHDDSWDDVVRMAVGHARPDERARLLKGLLKRADKVKGARDRLVLLAAACLEHAPELDPGVRAEIQSRTGDLLPPQRISQAEELARAGELVLDLLPGPAGLTETEAAAIVRTAALVGGPQALGRIARFRTDARPQVVVELADNWRRFRTADYVESVLAHVDLGATYVSVYTSEELAHLPLLAHARHVSLRDGHWLPDAVVSRPDLEGLTIHRDDRLTDLSPLAALHDLRYLGLYECPRIEDLGPLSGLPLRSLGLSRIAARASLAPLATLPSLTNFTLDSKAGIAELSDLPLPGTLRSLALFKGAVWVGLKGLERWPALDMLTISGERQALQLAAQPSVPALRLLQLNGMTVVPSMLVRHQELTGLTLLTCTLGSGLEPLLALPHLNRLVVSFCGGPVDLSPLAPRDDLVVEVYGPNNLLGTELFPPERLRYMS, encoded by the coding sequence ATGACGGGCTGGGAGACGGTTGTCTTACGGGTGGCGGGAACGGCGGCGGGGGCACTGGTCAGGTCCCTCCTGGCCCGGGTTCCGGGAGCGGGCCTGACGGCCGATCCCGCCCGGCCGGCCCCGCGCTGGCGCAAGCCCCCGCCGGAACTCGGCGAAGGCGAGATGCGGCGCCTGACCGGAGCCCTGGCCGCCCGGCTCGGCCCGGAGGGCACGGCGCTGCCGGAGCACGAGCGCCTCGCGGCCCTGGACGCGGTCGGCGACGCCTTCGCGGAGCTCGGCCCCCTGGACGCGGAGGCCCTCTTCGCGACGGACCTCGACCCGACGGCCCTGGCGGCGGCCGTACCCCCGCCCCCGGCGGGCCTGTCCCCCTCGGCCGAGGCCCTGTACGGCCGGCTGGTCCGGCTGTGCTGCACGCACGCGGTGGAGTACCTGACCACCCTGCCGGGTTTCGGCGCCCGGGCGGGGGTGGAACTGGTCCGGCGGACGGGCGAGCTGGCCCGGGCGGTGGACCGGCTCGGCGCCGCCGGGGACGGCACGGCGTACGCCTTCGAGGAGCGGTACGCGCAGTACGTCGCGCACACCCACGGCCGCCTGCGGCTCTTCGGCCTCACCCTCAGCCGCTCCCGCCAGGAGTGGCCGCTGGACGTGGCGTACATCAGCCTGTCGGTCAGCGGTGACCAGGTGCCGCCGGGCGGGCCGGACCTCGGCCAGGCGTCCGTCCGGGCCGAGCAGGCCCTCGCCGCCGCCGACCGGGTCCTGCTGCGCGGCCCGGCGGGCTCGGGGAAATCGACCCTGATGCAGTGGCTCGCCCTCGACGCGGCCCGGCAGAGCGCCGGCCCGTGGAGCACGTGCGTACCGTTCGTGCTGCGCCTGCGCTCGTTCACGGCATCGGGGGACCTGCCCCTGCCGGAGGACTTCCTGCGCGCCGGCGCCGTCCCGCTCTCGGCCCCGCCCGGCTGGGTGGAGGACCTGATGCTGAGCGGCCGGGCCCTGGTCCTGGTGGACGGCGTCGACGAGGTCCCGCAGCGGCTGCGCACCCGTACGGAGAGCTGGCTGCGCTCGCTGGTCGCCGCCTACCCGAAGGCGCGGTACGTGGTGACCACCCGCCCGTCGGCGGTCCCGGAGGACTGGCTCGCGGGACTGGGCTTCGCGCCGCACTCGATGCTGCCGATGGAGCAGAAGGACATCCGGTCCTTCGTCGCGCACTGGCACGCGGCGGCCCGTGCGGAGGGGCAGGAGGTGGACGCGTACGAGGCCTCGCTGCTGGAGGCCGTCTCCTCCCGGCGGGACCTGGCCCGGCTGGCGACGAACCCGCTGATGTGCGCGCTGCTGTGCGCCCTGAACCAGGACCGGCGGATGCAGCTCCCGCGGGCCCGCAAGGAGCTGTACGACGCGGCGCTGGACATGCTGCTGGTACGGCGGGACACGGAACGGGAGATCTCCGGGGTGGAGGGCGTCTACCTCACCCGGGAGGAGCAGGTCGCGCTGCTCCAGCGGCTCGCGTACTGGCTGATCCGCAACGGGCAGCTGGAGGCGGGCCGGGACGAGGCCGTCGAGATGGTGGGCGAGTGGCTCGACGCCATGCCGCAGGTGCGGGCGCAGGGCGGGGCCGAGCAGGTCTTCTCCCACCTGCTGATCCGCAGCGGCCTGCTCCTGGAGCCGTTCCCGGGCTCGGTGACCTTCGTCCACCGGACCTTCCAGGACTACCTGGGCGCCAAGGCTGCCGTGGAGTCACGGGACTTCGGGGTGCTGGTGAAGAACGCCCACGACGATTCCTGGGACGACGTGGTCCGCATGGCGGTGGGCCACGCCCGCCCGGACGAACGCGCCCGCCTGCTGAAGGGTCTGCTGAAGCGGGCGGACAAGGTCAAGGGAGCCCGCGACCGGCTGGTCCTGCTCGCGGCGGCCTGCCTGGAGCACGCCCCGGAGCTGGACCCGGGGGTCCGCGCCGAGATCCAGTCGCGCACCGGCGACCTGCTGCCGCCGCAGCGGATCTCCCAGGCCGAGGAGTTGGCCCGGGCCGGTGAGCTGGTCCTGGACCTGCTGCCCGGCCCGGCCGGTCTCACCGAAACGGAGGCCGCGGCCATCGTCCGGACCGCCGCCCTGGTGGGCGGCCCGCAGGCACTCGGCCGCATCGCCCGGTTCCGGACGGACGCCCGGCCTCAGGTGGTGGTCGAACTGGCCGACAACTGGCGGAGGTTCCGCACGGCCGACTACGTCGAGTCCGTGCTGGCGCACGTCGATCTGGGCGCCACCTACGTGAGCGTCTACACCTCCGAGGAACTGGCCCACCTGCCGCTGCTGGCCCACGCCCGGCACGTCAGCCTCAGGGACGGGCACTGGCTGCCCGACGCCGTGGTCAGCCGGCCGGACCTGGAAGGGCTGACCATCCACCGGGACGACCGGCTCACGGACCTCTCACCGCTCGCGGCCCTCCACGACCTCCGGTACCTGGGGCTCTACGAATGTCCCCGGATCGAGGACCTCGGCCCGCTGTCCGGGCTGCCCCTGCGCTCACTGGGCCTCTCGCGGATCGCGGCCCGGGCATCCCTGGCGCCGCTGGCCACGCTCCCCTCGCTCACCAACTTCACGCTGGATTCCAAGGCCGGGATCGCCGAACTCTCCGACCTGCCCCTGCCCGGCACGCTGCGGTCGCTCGCCCTGTTCAAGGGAGCCGTCTGGGTCGGGCTCAAGGGGCTCGAACGGTGGCCGGCGCTCGACATGCTGACCATCTCCGGCGAACGGCAGGCCCTTCAGCTGGCGGCCCAGCCGTCGGTGCCGGCCTTGCGGCTGCTCCAGCTGAACGGGATGACGGTCGTGCCCTCGATGCTGGTCCGGCACCAGGAACTGACCGGCCTCACCCTGCTGACGTGCACGCTGGGCTCGGGGCTGGAGCCCCTTCTCGCACTGCCGCACCTGAACCGGCTCGTGGTGAGCTTCTGCGGCGGGCCCGTCGACCTGTCCCCACTGGCGCCGAGGGACGACCTCGTCGTCGAGGTGTACGGCCCCAACAACCTGCTCGGCACCGAACTGTTCCCGCCGGAGCGGCTCCGCTACATGAGCTGA
- a CDS encoding amidohydrolase family protein, whose protein sequence is MTGDDRYTVISADCHAGADLLDYRPYLEKRYHDDFDAWAATYVNPYEDLLADTADRNWNSARRLAELEADGIVAEVVFPNTIPPFFPKASLMAQPPTAAEYEMRWAGLQAHNRWLADFCADAPGRRAGVAQILLNDVDAAVGEIRRARAAGLTGGILLPGVPPGSAVPELYSAAYDPVWAVCDELDVPVNHHGGSASPPLGDEPAARAVFMVETTWFSHRALWHLVFGGAFHRHPGLKLVLTEQGSGWIPGVLEMLDYYHGRLVAASATAESKFGAGLADSMGRGPSEVWRDNCFVGASFMRPHEVPLRERIGLDKIMWGSDYPHDEGTTPFSREGLRIAYAGLPREEVAAMVGGNAARVYGFDLALLDAVAAKHGPLVSEVAEPLTQVPPTATSPAFARGGSVRVW, encoded by the coding sequence GTGACCGGCGACGACCGCTACACGGTGATCTCGGCGGACTGCCACGCGGGCGCCGACCTGCTGGACTACAGGCCGTACCTGGAGAAGCGGTACCACGACGACTTCGACGCCTGGGCCGCCACGTACGTGAACCCGTACGAGGACCTCCTCGCGGACACCGCCGACCGCAACTGGAACTCGGCGCGCCGCCTCGCCGAACTCGAAGCGGACGGCATCGTCGCGGAGGTCGTCTTCCCGAACACCATTCCGCCGTTCTTCCCCAAGGCCTCCCTGATGGCCCAGCCCCCGACGGCCGCCGAGTACGAGATGCGCTGGGCGGGTCTGCAGGCCCACAACCGCTGGCTGGCGGACTTCTGCGCGGACGCGCCGGGCCGGCGGGCGGGGGTGGCGCAGATCCTGCTGAACGACGTGGACGCGGCGGTGGGCGAGATCCGCCGGGCGCGGGCGGCCGGCCTGACGGGCGGCATCCTGCTGCCGGGCGTCCCGCCCGGCTCCGCGGTGCCCGAGCTGTACTCGGCCGCCTACGACCCCGTCTGGGCGGTGTGCGACGAACTGGACGTCCCGGTCAACCACCACGGCGGCTCGGCCTCACCGCCGCTCGGCGACGAACCTGCGGCCCGGGCCGTCTTCATGGTGGAGACGACCTGGTTCTCGCACCGGGCCCTGTGGCACCTCGTCTTCGGCGGGGCCTTCCACCGCCACCCGGGGCTCAAGCTGGTCCTGACGGAGCAGGGCTCCGGATGGATCCCCGGGGTGCTGGAGATGCTGGACTACTACCACGGCCGCCTGGTCGCGGCGTCGGCCACGGCCGAGTCCAAGTTCGGGGCGGGCCTCGCGGATTCGATGGGCCGGGGCCCGAGCGAGGTCTGGCGTGACAACTGCTTCGTGGGGGCGAGCTTCATGCGCCCCCACGAGGTCCCGCTGCGGGAGCGGATCGGCCTCGACAAGATCATGTGGGGCAGCGACTACCCCCACGACGAGGGCACCACCCCCTTCTCCCGCGAAGGCCTCCGCATCGCCTACGCGGGCCTCCCGCGCGAGGAGGTCGCCGCGATGGTCGGCGGCAACGCGGCCCGCGTGTACGGCTTCGACCTCGCCCTGCTGGACGCGGTCGCGGCCAAACACGGCCCGCTGGTCTCGGAGGTCGCGGAGCCCCTGACGCAGGTCCCGCCGACGGCCACGAGCCCGGCCTTCGCCCGGGGCGGCTCGGTCCGCGTCTGGTAG
- a CDS encoding amidohydrolase family protein has product MSDSTSDGTNDTPYEDPYLIISSDCHAGLPTEQYRPYLDSRFHPQFDEFLGERDARRAEATRLGVRNEAFAEKWFHDHEEGLKGGWDTGQRLKELDGDGVAAEVVFPDADAVDSQTAAPFGVGLGLSGDQDPELGMAGAQAHNRWLAEFVGQNPERHCGVALLPITGEPSKVVAEIHRAKESGLGALMIPAMWVDKAPYHDRRYDPVWAAAAETRMPIVTHSGSSPRHEYGDHLGIFVSEVTWWPARPLWFLLWSGVFERHPGLKFGVAEAGCWWLPNQLWFMDRLYLGAHGGKKLSPFEELKRPPSEYLDRQVFICATNTKRRELAQRYEIGVDNILWGSDFPHPEGTWPNTRAWLKNTFHDIPVAETRRMLGLAAAEVFGFDTAKLAPIARRIGPTPAELGQSPDQAAVEASWARSREVGRHWLTDHDFPVLGVSR; this is encoded by the coding sequence ATGAGCGACAGCACGAGCGACGGCACGAATGACACGCCGTACGAAGACCCGTACCTGATCATCTCCTCCGACTGCCATGCCGGCCTGCCCACCGAGCAGTACCGGCCCTACCTGGATTCCCGCTTCCACCCCCAGTTCGACGAGTTCCTCGGCGAACGCGACGCCCGCCGCGCGGAGGCCACCCGCCTCGGCGTCCGCAACGAGGCCTTCGCCGAGAAGTGGTTCCACGACCACGAGGAAGGCCTCAAGGGCGGCTGGGACACCGGACAGCGGCTGAAGGAGCTCGACGGCGACGGCGTGGCCGCCGAGGTCGTCTTCCCCGACGCGGACGCCGTCGACAGCCAGACCGCCGCCCCCTTCGGCGTCGGCCTCGGCCTCTCCGGCGACCAGGACCCCGAACTCGGCATGGCGGGAGCCCAGGCGCACAACCGCTGGCTCGCCGAGTTCGTCGGGCAGAACCCGGAGCGGCACTGCGGGGTCGCCCTGCTGCCCATCACGGGCGAGCCGTCGAAGGTCGTGGCGGAGATCCACCGGGCCAAGGAGTCCGGGCTGGGCGCGCTGATGATCCCCGCGATGTGGGTGGACAAGGCGCCCTACCACGACCGCCGCTACGACCCCGTCTGGGCGGCGGCCGCCGAGACGCGGATGCCGATCGTCACCCACTCCGGCTCCTCGCCGCGCCACGAGTACGGCGACCACCTGGGCATCTTCGTCTCCGAGGTCACCTGGTGGCCGGCCCGCCCGCTGTGGTTCCTGCTCTGGTCGGGGGTCTTCGAACGCCACCCCGGCCTGAAGTTCGGCGTCGCCGAGGCGGGCTGCTGGTGGCTGCCCAACCAGCTGTGGTTCATGGACCGGCTCTACCTCGGCGCGCACGGCGGCAAGAAGCTCTCGCCGTTCGAGGAGCTGAAGCGGCCGCCGAGCGAGTACCTGGACCGCCAGGTGTTCATCTGCGCGACCAACACCAAGCGCCGCGAGCTGGCGCAGCGGTACGAGATCGGCGTGGACAACATCCTGTGGGGTTCGGACTTCCCGCACCCGGAGGGCACCTGGCCGAACACCCGGGCCTGGCTGAAGAACACCTTCCACGACATCCCGGTCGCGGAGACCCGCCGCATGCTCGGACTCGCGGCGGCCGAGGTCTTCGGCTTCGACACCGCGAAGCTCGCCCCGATCGCCCGGCGGATCGGGCCCACCCCCGCGGAACTGGGCCAGTCCCCGGACCAGGCGGCGGTGGAGGCCTCCTGGGCGCGCTCGCGCGAGGTGGGCCGGCACTGGCTGACCGACCACGACTTCCCGGTACTGGGGGTGTCGCGGTGA
- a CDS encoding SDR family NAD(P)-dependent oxidoreductase, translated as MRLEPGQTAVVTGAASGIGLAMARRFAAEGLKVVLADVEEAALRKAADELAADGAQVLARVVDVSDRDSVTALADAAYEAFGAVHVLCNNAGVGSGAEGRMWEHEPNDWKWAFSVNVWGVFHGIQAFVPRMIAGGAPGHVVNTSSGDGGIAPLPTASVYAVTKAAVVTMTESLYAHLKAEGAAVGASVLFPGPHMLRTGLWESHRNRPERYAKERPRKAPYRSLDQYEAAMRKAGHEVHFTPVEEVAEHVVDGIRADRFWMLPPSEHSDRQIRARSQSMLDRANPAYLESFILD; from the coding sequence ATGCGGCTCGAACCGGGACAGACGGCCGTCGTCACCGGCGCGGCGAGCGGCATCGGCCTCGCCATGGCCCGCCGCTTCGCCGCCGAAGGGCTGAAGGTGGTCCTCGCCGACGTCGAGGAGGCCGCCCTGCGCAAGGCCGCCGACGAACTCGCCGCGGACGGAGCCCAGGTGCTCGCCAGAGTGGTCGACGTCAGCGACCGCGACTCCGTGACCGCCCTGGCCGACGCCGCCTACGAGGCCTTCGGCGCCGTCCACGTCCTGTGCAACAACGCGGGCGTCGGCTCCGGCGCCGAGGGCCGGATGTGGGAGCACGAGCCCAACGACTGGAAGTGGGCCTTCTCCGTCAACGTGTGGGGCGTCTTCCACGGCATCCAGGCCTTCGTCCCCCGCATGATCGCCGGCGGCGCCCCCGGCCACGTCGTCAACACCTCCTCCGGCGACGGCGGCATCGCCCCCCTGCCCACCGCGTCCGTGTACGCCGTCACCAAGGCGGCCGTGGTCACCATGACCGAGTCGCTCTACGCCCACCTCAAGGCGGAGGGCGCCGCCGTCGGGGCCTCCGTCCTCTTCCCCGGACCGCACATGCTGCGCACCGGGCTGTGGGAGTCGCACCGCAACCGGCCCGAGCGGTACGCGAAGGAGCGGCCGCGCAAGGCCCCGTACCGCAGTCTCGACCAGTACGAGGCGGCGATGCGGAAAGCCGGCCACGAGGTGCACTTCACCCCGGTCGAGGAGGTCGCGGAGCACGTCGTCGACGGCATCCGCGCCGACCGCTTCTGGATGCTGCCGCCGAGCGAGCACAGCGACCGGCAGATCCGCGCCCGGTCGCAGTCGATGCTCGACCGCGCCAATCCCGCCTATCTGGAGAGCTTCATCCTCGACTGA
- a CDS encoding acetoacetate decarboxylase family protein encodes MARVRYGARTEAEIAAAREKSSRLPDIWSTGVVAVWETDPDVIAAVLPPPLKPADRPLVRANISKVDLPGYPLGAGSVAVAARHDGTEGWYPLVMPMTLERALTGGREVFGEPKKLGEVTVERDGLVVRAALARHGIAFVEVRGAVDRVLPLPEPTRKTDFYFKFLPAVDGSGFDVDPVLVHCTRNEKVRRLEHVTGDVVLRESMYDPVADLPVRRIVEITIGEKTTDQKGRVVERVSAQALLPYVHQRYDDPMQILDGPPEGSL; translated from the coding sequence ATGGCACGCGTACGGTACGGAGCGCGGACCGAAGCCGAGATCGCGGCGGCGCGCGAGAAGAGTTCCAGGCTCCCGGACATCTGGTCGACCGGCGTCGTGGCCGTCTGGGAGACCGACCCCGATGTGATCGCCGCGGTCCTTCCGCCGCCGCTCAAACCGGCCGACCGGCCCCTGGTACGGGCCAACATCAGCAAGGTCGACCTGCCCGGCTACCCGCTCGGCGCCGGATCCGTGGCCGTCGCCGCCCGGCACGACGGGACCGAAGGCTGGTACCCCCTGGTCATGCCGATGACCCTGGAGCGCGCCCTGACCGGCGGCCGCGAGGTCTTCGGCGAGCCGAAGAAGCTGGGCGAGGTCACCGTGGAGCGCGACGGCCTCGTCGTACGGGCCGCCCTCGCCCGGCACGGGATCGCCTTCGTCGAGGTGCGCGGGGCGGTGGACCGCGTGCTGCCGCTGCCCGAGCCCACCCGGAAGACCGACTTCTACTTCAAGTTCCTGCCCGCCGTCGACGGTTCCGGCTTCGACGTGGACCCGGTGCTCGTGCACTGCACGCGCAACGAGAAGGTCCGCAGGCTGGAGCACGTCACCGGGGACGTCGTCCTGCGCGAGTCGATGTACGACCCGGTCGCCGACCTGCCCGTCCGCCGGATCGTGGAGATCACCATCGGCGAGAAGACCACCGACCAGAAGGGCCGGGTCGTCGAGCGGGTCAGCGCCCAGGCCCTGCTCCCGTACGTCCACCAGCGCTACGACGACCCGATGCAGATCCTCGACGGCCCCCCGGAAGGGAGCCTGTGA